From Periophthalmus magnuspinnatus isolate fPerMag1 chromosome 1, fPerMag1.2.pri, whole genome shotgun sequence:
AATGTCCCAAGTGTCCGCACAGAGACTAGTAAAGTGGCATTTCAATATTCTGTGCCTTCAAcatggaataatttacaaaaagtcttgaaattacAAGAACTGACTTTAATacttcagtttaaatctatgttgaaaggtttggaaattaagtctatgatttgtaattgcttttaagaatccattttgtgatgtgttgaaatgtctgtgtgtaatgtaactgtgctgctgtcttggccaggactcccttgaaaaagagattagtaatctcaatgggactttcctggttaaataaaggttaaataaaataaaaaaaatagaaccTTCTTGTATGTCCTTCCTCTAATTAATCTCCAGTAATCTTCTTTTTCTTGTCTGACTATAACAATGTGAATCCTGTTGTTCTCAGTCTAACCTCCTCATAAACTCATCTTTCTCGCATCTTTCCgattgcagatgtttttatttatactagttaaaacatgaaatcacatctccacagatctgacttggcaACTTATTCTTGTGGCTTATGCTTGTCTTTTTGGAGATagtacgtttaatgccacaccaTTTATCACTTtaggctaagcaataacatcaacatACTGTGGATTATTGCAGACCAAAGCTGTCCCATCTCCACGGTGACAAAcacctgcaccagaaaagttccatagtccacctttaaatgtgacaaaagtgaaacaaatgCTGGTGGAGATAAATCTGTACACACGTGAACGCTCCCATAGGAACAGAGGAAAGTCTGGAACTGAAAAGGGCTGCATTTGTCccacacagcgccccctgtggctaTCAGGGGTCACTGCTCTTCCACAGTCCTGCCAAAGTACTCCCTCTGGAACTGCTGGAACTCCTCCTCAGTGAAGACGCTCTGGGGCTTCTGGGGTCTTTGGGTAGAGTCTCCCACATGGTTCTTGGACTGTCTCCCTGAATTCTGCTTCAGGATCtgccacagacacaaaaatactttataattctACAAGATCAGACTGAAACTATTGAATGAGTATAAGCTGGCATTTGTAATCAGGATCCCCGTctcgaccatagactgtaacgTTCTAGCCGCtgcatttcaaacaggaagtgagcatgagcttcacttccagctccatcgactgtggctccaattcactttgtattgaaaaacagtcgtccctctctctgtagctgctgtcagactcatcattttgatcttaaaatattcatattaacccattctacatgatcctggtgtttttatttcactattttgttcataaatcaagatatgaacaactataacagacaaatcaggcgctttctttctcCGATATCGCTCCCgttggcgttagcaacaggtttgattgacaacataGCGAAGTGCCCACCCTGTGCCAAACCAACGGTACGGGCAGGTAAGAGCGGGCTTCAAGCACCTCACTCCTTGGCCGTTTGGTTGATTGCTAGCATACTCGCGGTCGGAGTTCCAAATCTGCCCCTATAACTGATAATCTCAATGATCTTAATTTGGGTGGAGACGAACGCTATGGGTAACGTCTCCCTTTATTCAGTCCCGAACCTGTTCACACGTCACATCGCTACACGTTTCCttcaagagagagacagaaagaaagagaaacaagagagaaagtaaatgtaaaacgtGAATCTGTACAGTGTGAAGTTAAGGGAGCACACTGTACGCTACCAGTCAGGTTTGGACATACCTTCTCAttcaatgtcttttttttgGTTACCTCTTTGTACATTTTAGGTAGGCAAGATAAGTGGAATTACGTagcaaagaaaaagattcatttaataactttttttttatattttagatttaaattcctgtaagtatccaccctttgctttgttgacaacGCTGCAAACCCCAGGCCTtgtctcaatgagcttcatgatggtGGATCCTGGAATGGTTTTCATTTTACAGCTGTaccaaagcaaagggtaaaggcaactattgagttattttgagttcatttttgtcatccatagttttgatgcttcagtgagaatctattTGGGCAATACTTACATCTCAACCGAGTTTTTGTAACATGGTCATTTCAGTACGTGTATTCACTTCCCAACACTGACAAATACGTAACTGTATTCTATAAAcccgtcacgataacacattttaaagtgtgataAATTGATgatgtaaatatagatgataagcAAAAAAGTAGTCTACAATTctgcaatattattaaaaaacatgagctgcaataaataaatagcagaatgcaactcatatattgaataaaaaaataaacaaaaatgtcctATTGGTACAAAGAAAAGGttcacacgataaatattaaccccaaaaatgattgttccatccgTCACATCTTGAACAATAAGCCTATATATTAATTATCGTGACAGTGTtagtattctggtacagttactcttttcTTTTGATGgtattcagttactttttttacagtttattttaagtaataCATAACGGTACTTCATGTAATTTTGGATTTAAACTGCATAGGATTagtgcatgtgtgatttttcatCTCTAATTGAACATAAATGGATACATAACGACAAGAATAAAGCCGTTTGTAATACTATGACATTCAGTATTCTagaactaaatacattttcaaagtattcttcccatctctAGTCACTGGTCAGAAGACTTGGGGAATCTTTTGAATCTTTGGCCTGGATTCACCTCGTCTGCGATGTGTGAGCTGGTCTCATGTTCCCAAAGCTAAATGtacttcagagtcacacaggTCCCAGCAGGACAGTAGAGCTGCACAGGTCCCAGCAGGACAGTAGAGCTGCAGAGAGGCCTGAGACTAACACCAGGCATTCTGCTGATTAAACAGGAGCAAACACGTGcggcaaacccttggccttcgcTCATTGAGTTTCATGATGAAGTTTCCTTTTTCACTTCGCAGCTGTGCCGTGTCAGGGAAATGCCAAGAGTGCAAAGAAGTGATCAAAGCAACGGGTAAAggctattttttaaaaatctaaaataagtttggagttatttggagtttattttttgttctgatgcttcagtgagaatccaaagtgtaaataatcatggaaataaagaaaaaaaaatatgtgtccaaacttttgtctggtagtgtataaaaaaaacaccatttaaTCCCTTTTGGAACAAACTACACGTCCTTTTGGAGTGTACTACTATAGCAGTTATGTGCACTAAGCTGTTCTGGCTTAGTGCACATAACGTCATTTTGCTTATTCACTTTAAACTTACTGTgattttttgtacagttttgggAGAGGACATCTgatataaaatcattaaaaaaaagggGAGAGGCGGGCGTACCTTAGCGGTCTGGTCTCCAGAGCCGGAGCTGCCACTGTGCAGGAAGTACTGTAGGGTCACTGCAGTGTGCTCcttctgctgccccctgctggcctcctCTGTGCACACGGTACACACGACGCATTACACCTGTCCAACACGTTAAAGacgacctattgtgcttgtgtctcctctatagttataatctatgacagccGTGGATAATTTtcttataatttacacattttaaaccccaaaattcatctaaaattcATCTTGGGGCTAAAAAAATTGTGTCACAAACTCagtgcgatgtgcagtagtttccttAGCCGGAAGCACACtgcttgtgttgtgatagtgccctgaaggggaagtgacttagcatggagtgTCTCTGTGTGGTATTGGTTAAACCAGAGTCGGGCCTGAAACAGAGGGACTTACCCAGAGCGCTCCTCATCCTGCGCCCTTTGACTGTGGCTCTGTGGGGGCCAAGGGGGGGCGCTTTGGAGGACCTCTTGGACACACCGTCCTTCATCACCTTCTGTTTGGTCTTCTTCTTTCCATCTGGTCCCTCTGAAACACACAGCCTATAGTCAGAATAGTCCAGAGAGGAAGACTgtagggaggagacgaggagacacagagaagaggagacagagtgaGGAGACACAGCGAGGAGATGAGGACAGAGAcgtggagagacagaggagagaagacacagcaaggagagaggagacacagagaggagacacagcgaggagatgaggagagacagaggagagaagaaacaccgaggagtcacagagaggagacaggggacacagttaggtgagaggagacaaagagaggagaaacagcGAGGAGAGGAAACACAGCGAGGAGAGAAGATAAagtgaggagacagagaggagacacagagaagagacacagcaaggagagacagtgaggagagaggagacaatgaAAGGAAAAAGGAGATGCAGTGAGGGGAGAAGATACACagtgaggagacacagaggagagagaggagacacagcaaggagagaggagacacagtgaaaagacacagagaagagaggagacacagtgaggagagagaagacacagcaaggagagaggaaacacagtgaaaagacaaagagaagagagaggagacacagtgaagagaggagacacagcaaggagaggggagacagtgaaaagacacagaggagagaggagacacagtgaggaggcaacagtgaagagagaggagacacagcaaGGAGACATTGTGAAAAGAcacagatgagagaggagacacagtgaggagacacagtgaagagagaggagacacagcaaggagagaggagacacagtgaaaagacacagaggagacacagtgaggaggcaacagtgaagagagaggagacgcagcaaggagagaggagacagtgaaaagacacagagaagagagaggagacacagtgaagagagaggagacacagcaaGGAGACATTGTGAAAAGAcacagatgagagaggagacacagtgaggagacacagtgaagagagaggagacacagcaaggaaagaggagacacagtgaggagacacagagaagagaggggagacactgtgaaaagacacagagaagagagaggagacacagtgaggagacacagtgaaaagacacagaggagagagaggagacacagcaaggagagaggagacacagtgaaaagacacagagaagagagaggagacacagtgaggagacacagtgaggagacacagtgaggagacacagtgaggagacacagtgaggagacacagtgaggagacacagtgaggagacacagtgaggagacaCATAGACACTCTCTATATATGGCGCCTCATTAGTTTCCTTTGGATCTACCTGAGATGTCTGCACTGAGCAGCTCCAGACCTCTCCTGACCAGCGCCGCAGACATCGCTCCAAACGTTCTCCGAATGCTCCAGATAGTCCAGATAGTCCAGATAGTTCAGATAACtcgcctgggatccagaataaacGCTTCTTCGATGAAAACAGATATGATTCTTCTTAGAACCAGAACATAGACTATGCGCACGTGCTTATGGCGCTTACTACAGAAACATCAACATCCGCCTCACTTCCTGCTCGCGTGCTGCTGCTCGCGTGATGCTGCCCCCCACTGGTAACCCCAGAGTCCTACAGCGCTCGTGCCCACCCCCCCAACGAGACATAAACAAGGAACTAGAGACCGTCTCCATGGTAACCTGTAGTAAAGAATGTCCCGCTGCAGCAGATTTAGAtttatattagtttatttgaaaacacatgattaaacataaaacacatgatTAAGTAAATTCTGCTCAAGAAATCAGACagggaggtggactttttaatatttttttccctttaatacTTCAGTGGTTTTGCCCATGTATTGACACATAAATATAGtttaattctgcataaaataGCTATAGACCAGTGCAGCGTTGAATATTCAATTTCATAATTCAGAGAAAAAATGTCCTGCATTATTAGGACACAAATACACCACTATATGTCCGTTTAAACATTTTCACCAGTGTGGTTGCTGGTcctatttttgcattattttactTCCTAATTTTGCTCTTACATATTGCTCTTATATTTTCCTCTTACATGTCGCTCTTATATTTTGCTCTTACATTTTCCTCTTATATTTTCCTCTTATATTTTGCTATTATATTTTGCTCTTACATTTTCCTCTCACATGTCGCTCTTATATTTTCCTCTTATATTTTCCTCTTACATTTTCCTCTCACATTTTCCTCTCACATTTTCCTCTCACATGTTGCTCTTACATGTCGCTCGTGCTTTTCTCTGTGTCAGGGCCTTGTCCTTGGCCACTCCTCTCCGCGGAGTGATAGGCCTCTGCCCGTGGAAGGATACAGTGGTGCTTCGGCAGTTTATAAACAGCTGCGCTCGCTCCCGCGGAGTCTCTCGTGTCTCtttgtcctcctgtgtcctctctccgCTCTGTCCCCGCGCCCCGAGCCCTCTGCGCTCTGTCTGCTGTCACTTTTGTCTCAAACCTCCCATAAAAACACGGAAAATGGCGGTGTAACGGCAGGTTCGGCAGCGGCAACATCCTGGCAGTGCATCGGCAAAGGGCGCTGGCATTTTTTGGCAATATGGCGTAAGTATTTCTCCATTAATTTATTGTTGATCTGTGACAGCCATGGGGGACGCTCTGAAGGGACTTTTACTCGGTTAGGGACATGCTTTTGAAGGCTCGCATCTGTAAAGGCTGTAGGTTTTCCCACATCAGTATAAAGTAGCTTCTTTGTGTCTTGTTAGTGTAGCAAACTTTTCATTACGTCCAATTTCTTGTCAAAATCATTTCATTTGCAAGTTATGTGGCTGCAGCCGTCAACAATCTTTAAGTTgtataaacaataacaaataaaggCTTGTACATGGACAACGTGGCGTGTCCAAGATGGCGTGTGTGTAAAGCGCCTCGCCTGAGCTCAGTGTTCAGGCAAAATGGCGGTCAGGCGGATCCACGGCTTAGAGAATGACCAAATTAGGAAATAAGACACAGTGGGGGCGGGGTTTTCTTGTCTGTGTTTATAATTGT
This genomic window contains:
- the rps19bp1 gene encoding ribosomal protein S19 binding protein 1 — encoded protein: MSAALVRRGLELLSADISEGPDGKKKTKQKVMKDGVSKRSSKAPPLGPHRATVKGRRMRSALEEASRGQQKEHTAVTLQYFLHSGSSGSGDQTAKILKQNSGRQSKNHVGDSTQRPQKPQSVFTEEEFQQFQREYFGRTVEEQ